The following proteins come from a genomic window of Dreissena polymorpha isolate Duluth1 chromosome 1, UMN_Dpol_1.0, whole genome shotgun sequence:
- the LOC127865618 gene encoding P2Y purinoceptor 4-like has protein sequence MDATTKFSSNVTLINVTEQESFNATSSNVSGWEPYSIDSYYRDTRVLLWRVIPPILVSIGTIGNALTIIVLLRQKKMTSTAVFLFSLALSDTLILCSGLLPNWVYNTWDINVLSLSSPGCKAIVYLHHCSFHLSSLLIVVVTLERTACVLFPHKVRLCCSAHNAGMIIISIVLAVFGINIILLVIFDVSEYTSGTCTKSTKEYLDLFHYVYGWIDFTLTFGAPFPLLLIGNVIIVVQLARSRSRRQRVNISGQARDTRPV, from the coding sequence ATGGATGCAACTACAAAGTTTTCTAGTAATGTGACATTGATAAACGTTACAGAACAGGAATCGTTCAACGCGACGTCATCAAACGTTTCCGGATGGGAGCCTTACTCTATAGACAGTTACTATAGAGACACACGTGTGCTTCTCTGGAGGGTGATTCCGCCGATTCTTGTTTCCATTGGAACGATCGGAAACGCTCTGACTATTATCGTGCTTCTTCGTCAGAAGAAGATGACGTCAACGGCGGTGTTCCTGTTTTCTCTGGCGCTTTCAGATACGCTCATTTTGTGCAGCGGACTTCTGCCAAACTGGGTGTATAATACCTGGGACATTAACGTCCTGTCGCTGAGTAGCCCCGGGTGTAAAGCGATAGTCTACCTTCATCACTGCAGCTTCCACCTCTCATCGTTGCTAATCGTGGTCGTCACGCTCGAGAGAACAGCTTGCGTGCTGTTCCCGCACAAAGTGAGACTGTGCTGTTCCGCACACAACGCTGGTATGATCATCATCTCCATTGTGCTAGCCGTGTTCGGAATTAATATAATACTACTCGTGATATTTGATGTTAGTGAATACACGAGCGGGACGTGCACTAAGTCCACGAAAGAGTATCTAGACCTATTTCACTACGTTTATGGATGGATCGACTTCACGTTAACTTTCGGCGCGCCTTTCCCGCTGCTACTCATTGGCAACGTCATCATCGTAGTGCAGCTCGCGCGCTCCCGCTCAAGACGTCAGCGGGTGAACATTTCCGGTCAGGCCCGCGACACGCGTCCAGTGTAG
- the LOC127865622 gene encoding psychosine receptor-like, with amino-acid sequence MTSTAVFLFALALSDTLVLFSTLLPVWVLYTWGIDINMLSNPGCKTIVHLAYCSTHLSSWLIVAVTLERTACVLFPHKVRLGCSPRNAGLIIVTIVLAVFGINVILLVIFDVNGYTGWTCAPSTTENYDLLYYNYGWIDFTLTFGAPFLLLLIGNVTIVVQLARSRSRRQRTNISDQLEKLQALMSVDPYTALYDTVYFYFLFGVAILDSYFNYTFNFVIYVFSGSRFRAKLTSLLCCKATHGIRLFGR; translated from the exons ATGACGTCAACGGCGGTGTTCCTGTTTGCTCTGGCGCTTTCAGATACGCTTGTGTTGTTCAGCACACTTCTGCCAGTCTGGGTGTTATATACATGGGGCATTGACATCAATATGCTGAGTAACCCCGGGTGTAAAACGATAGTTCACCTTGCCTACTGCAGCACCCACCTCTCCTCGTGGCTGATCGTGGCTGTCACACTTGAGAGAACAGCTTGCGTGCTGTTCCCGCATAAAGTGAGACTCGGCTGTTCCCCACGAAACGCTGGGCTGATCATCGTCACTATTGTGCTAGCCGTGTTCGGAATTAATGTAATACTACTCGTGATATTTGATGTGAATGGATATACGGGCTGGACGTGCGCTCCGTCCACGACGGAGAACTACGACCTTCTTTACTACAATTACGGATGGATCGACTTTACGTTAACTTTCGGCGCGCCGTTCCTGCTGCTACTCATTGGCAACGTCACCATCGTAGTGCAGCTCGCGCGCTCCCGTTCAAGACGTCAGCGGACGAACATTTCCGATCAG CTTGAGAAGCTCCAGGCGCTCATGTCAGTTGATCCTTACACGGCCCTGTACGATACCGtgtatttttatttccttttcgGTGTTGCCATTCTGGACAGCTACTTCAACTACACCTTCAACTTTGTCATCTACGTGTTCAGCGGCTCCAGGTTCCGCGCAAAGCTGACGAGCCTGCTTTGTTGTAAGGCAACACATGGCATCAGACTGTTTGGAAGATAG